GGAATCTATAATGCAAAAGATTTAGATACATTTATAGAATCTGTGAGAAATGGACAAGATGCACTCAAAGAGCATAGAATAGCTTTTGCCAAAAATGAAGTGATGATAAACTATCCCCACACCACGCAAAAAATCTATGAAAATTTAGTGCAATCTATTTTTGACAAGAAAGAATAAATAACTACTGCTCAATTCTCCTAACCAATCTCGCGGGATTTCCTGCGATAAGAGAATCTGCCTCAAAAGATTGTGTTACCACACTTCCAGCTGCTACTACACAACCTCTGCCAAGTTTTACGCCTTTAAGAATAATGACATTATTACCAATGAAACAATCATCGCCTATATCAATATCTGCGCTTTTTATCGCATCGTAATTACTTCTCTCTTTTATTCTAATGCCGTGAAAATCAGCATTTAGAGCTTGAAAATTTACTCCAATAAAGCAGTTTTCACCTATTGTAATCTTATGTCTTAAAGCAGTGAGGGCAAAATTATTATTAATATATGTTCGTTTTTTAACAATTATATACCCCCCCCCCGCACATCAATATAATTATGACAAGTATAAAAATAAGCGGAAGGAAAGTATCCTAAATGCACCTCACTATCAATATGAATTTGCCCATCACTTTGATGATTGCCCAAACGATGAAATAAAGTTGGAGAGAGAATCTTAAAATCTCCCTGCACCTTAACATTAGATAAGATATACCTATAATACCAAATCTTTAATCTCTGAATAGGCTTTAGTTGCCTTAATCTCCGTGCCAATTTAGCAATACTCATTTTTTCCCCTTAAACTTTTGTGGCATAAAATTATAGAATCTAAGCTTAAGATTCTATAAAAATTCGCTGTTAATTACTTCAAGCTGGAGTTTATCTAAAGTTTTATTAAAATTATCATTTCGGCATAAAATTGGGCAGTTCTTACAATCAATACTCTCATACACTTCTCTTATCCTGCTTCCTCGCCAAATCTCCTCCAAACTCTGCTCTCTTAAATCTCCGAGCAAATGTGCAGGGCTTTGACGGAAGTGCAAACAAGCCCAAACTTTGAAATCCGCACTGATACAAGTGCTAAAAAACATTCCGTGGCATTTCTCATAGCCACGATTAGCCGCATTGTGCATTTGATTATATTTTTGATAACTTGCTAGGATTTTAAAATCCGCTTCTTCGTATTTATTTTGCAGTTCCAAAAGGATTGGGGCAATATCAAAAGTATCGCCGGTAAATGGGCGAAACTGCACAAAATCAATGCCTTTTTGTCTTTTGGTAATATCTTTTATAAGCTTCACAAAGCTTTCCATATCCTCTCGCGTCTCTTGGCTTGTTAAAAATCCTATCCCAAAGCTAATTTTAGAATCCATTTGTGTTTTTATCCTTGCAAACATCTCAATATTCTCTAAAGTTTTAGCGAAATGATGAGGTTTCATTCCGTGTATTTTCTCATACATTGGCACACTTCCCGCATCAAGGGAGATTCTAAAATACTCCAAATTCTGTGCAATCACACGACACTTTTGCTCATCAAGCAATCCACCATTAGAATTGCACCCGATATTCATTCCTGCGCGTTTTATCTCCTCTATCGCATAACTAAAATGTGGGCTTAGAGTCGGCTCGCCTCCGCCAGATAGAATCACGCCCTTATTCTCAAGACTTTTTAGTCCTGCAATAATCACATCAATTTGCTCCTTGCTTAACTCTGCATTGTTTTCATTATGCCCACAGCAACCCGGACAGCGGTGATTGCATTTATTTGTCAAATCTAACTCGGTAACAACAAGTGTTTTATGCGCATTCATAAAATAATCAATCTTGTCGGTATAACGCAAAATTTTTTCGTGTGAATTGAAGTGATTTACTTTCATCTAAACTCCCTTTTTCGTAAGATAAAGGAGTGCATAAAAAGCAATAAAAGAGGCAAAAAAGTAAGAATTAAGAGTTTATTAACCCCCCCCCCCGCAAGAGGAATTGAAGTATATTTATAAATATAAAAATCTATTGTTTGAGAAAGATTGGTATAAAAATCACTTGGTTTGAACCCAAATAAACGCGTCATTTTACTAGAATCTATCGCATATCGTCTATCGTGTCCTGCTCTATCTTGGACAAATGTAATTTGCTCTTTGTAACTGCGCTCTTTGGGGCATTTTTTATCCAACATCTCACAAATAATTTGTGCAAGCTCTATATTGCTTTGCTCATTTTCTCCACCGATATTAAAACTCTGCCCAAAATAAGAGGAATGAAACACCTTATCAATCGCTTTGCAATGATCTTGCACAAAAAGCCAATCACGGATATTTTGTCCATCACCATAAATAGGAATCTCACTGCCAGCCAAAGCATTACGGATAATCGTAGGAATAAGCTTTTCATCGTGCTGCTTTGGTCCATAGTTGTTAGAACAATTTGTGATAAAAGTTTTCAACCCATAGGTATGATGATAACTCCTAACCAACATATCGCTTGAAGCTTTGGAAGCAGAATAAGGCGAATTGGGTGCATAAGGCGTGGATTCACTAAAATATCCGCTTTCTCCTAATGAGCCAAATACCTCATCAGTGCTAATATGATGAAAAATACAATGCTCTTTGTTTGTCTTAGGGCGACTTGGCGCATCAAACCAGTTTAAATACGCATTATGCAGTAAATTAAAAGTGCCATTGACATTTGTTTCTACAAAGGCACTTGGATTTTTTATAGAATTATCCACGTGAGATTCTGCGGCAAAATGAATCACACCCTCAATATCATAATGCGCAAAAAGTTCCTTAATAAAGTCTTTATCGCAAATATCGCCTTGTCTAAACTCATAATTTGGCGTATTCTCTGCACCTTGGAGATTGCGCAAATCTCCTGCATAAGTTAAAGAATCCACATTGATAAGGCGATACTGCGGGTATTTATGCAAAAAATAGAGAATAAAATTACTCCCGATAAACCCTGCTCCACCTGTGATAAGGAGATTTTTCATTATTTTTCCTCTAAAAGTTGGCGAAGATACTGCCCATAGCCACTTTTACTTAAGCTTTCAGCCCTTTGTAAAAGCTGCCCTTTATCTATCCAGCCATTATGATAAGCAATTTCCTCTAAACACGCGATTTTATAGCCTTGTCTTAATTCAATAGTTTGCACAAAACTTGAAGCTTCCACAAGACTATCGTGTGTGCCCGTATCAAGCCACGCAAAGCCACGCCCTAAACTTTGAGAACGAAGTTTGCCCGCTTTAAAATAAGCAATATTGACATCAGTAATTTCTAATTCCCCTCGTGGGCTTGGTTTAAGCGATTTTGCTATCTCTATGGCAGTATTATCATAAAAATATAATCCTGTGGCAGCAAGATTGCTCTTTGGCTTGCAAGGCTTTTCTTCTAAACTCACAACCGCTCCATTGGCGTCCATTTCTACTACACCAAAACGTTCTGGGTCTTTGACACGATAAGAAAATATAGTTGCTTTGCCTTTGTTAGCTTCCTCTTTTGCCTCTAAAAGCATTAGCGAGAATCCTTGCCCGTAAAAAACATTATCCCCTAAAATCAAAGCAAGATTCTCATCTTTCACAAAATTCTCTGCCAAAATCAACCCTTGAGCCAATCCATCAGGAGAGGGCTGCACACAATATTGAATCTCCATACCTAGCCAATCTCCATTCCCAAAAATCTCTTGGAATCTCGGCGTATCTTTGGGGGTAGAGATAATTAAAACCTCACGAATTTGTGCAAGCATTAACACAGAAAACGGATAATAAATCATTGGTTTGTCATAAATAGGCAAAAGTTGCTTTGAGAGCATCAAAGTAGTAGGATACAATCTTGTTCCACTTCCACCCGCTAATATAATGCCTTTCATAGAAATTCCTTAAATAAATATCACTAAAATAGATTATCAAAAATTTATATTAACATATTATTTATAAATTTTATCAAACACTCAAATTTAACTTGCTATCCCCATATATTATCTATTTACAGTCTCTTAATATATCCTATACATCACCCGAATGCGAATCTTAGTTTTCACACTTGGATAAGGATAGTCCTTATAGGCGATTTTGATTGTATGCACGCTATTATCATCTAGCAGGGTAAAGCCACTTGGCGTAAGGAGTTTAAGGTCAGAAATATCTCCATTAGGATACAAATAAAATTCCACGATATTGTCCCCTTGTTGTCCCATCTTACCCGCGATTGTTGGATATTTCAAATACCTTTGTGTAATGCGTCCGATTCCACTTAAATTATCCTTGATAAACTTCCTTTGCTCCGTATCAAGCGAACCAAACTCCTCGCCATAGAGGTCTTTTACCTCCTGATTGGACATATCTTTGCCAAAATCATAAATAGAGGGGGAATGCGGCGCACCAACCGCACCCGAAGCATTTTGGTGATTCTGGGTGGATTGCGTCTGTGGTCTTGCTAGGCTTTGCGCTAAAGACTCGCTCAAGGCTTTTGAGATTTGCTTCGTTGCAGGCTTAGATTGTGCGGATTTTGATTGATTTGTTTGAGGCTTTGGCTTCTTAGGTTTTTCTACTTTTGCTTTTGGGGATTCTTGCATACGCGGTGTAGATTCCGATCTCGCCTGTGGTGCAGGAGCTTGCTCTCTACTCTGCCCCTCTCCACCTTGTGAAAATCTAAAATGCTTCAAACTCACGCGTTCTCCCTCTTGCGTCCCCAAACGCGGAGGGTGATACAAATCACTTAAGTGCGACTCCCACAAAAAAAGCAAAAGCAACAATGCGTGAATTGCTAAAGATAGAAAAAGTGCGAGAAAATTATTTCGCTTCACTTGGCAACTCTTGCTCTAATAATTCCTTAAATGATTCTTGCGTGGCACTCTCCGATTCTATGGAATAAGAATCCACCAATTTTGCATAACTATTACCCAAAATAACTAAATACCGCTTTTGATAAGCTTCAAACACAATCAACTTGCTATTTAACCCCAAAGTTGTAATAGATTGCACTTGCACGGCACTTGTTGAATTTTTTGCGTCAAACAATGCACCCAATACATTAGGTTTGGTAGCCTTGATTTGTGGGGAATTGAGGCGATTTTTCACATACCATAAAAAAATTAAAAGCCCAACTAAAATTAAAATCACACCAAAATATTGCAACATATTAATGCTTTCAAGCGGAGATTTTCCCATTTCAAAAGCGAATTCTGAAATCTTAGAATCCGACGACATTCCTTGCAATGAAGATTCTGCGTTCGCACTCTCTTCGCGCATTTGGCTTGCGTTTAGAATCACACCAAAAAAACATATTCCACACAAAAGTGCAAGCACTGCTCTCATACCGTGCCGATACTCTCTCGTGTTAGATAATAAACAATCGCATTAGAATCAAGAATTTCATTTACGCGAATCGCGAGGTTTTTTTCATAAACCATTACTTCGCCCTTGCCGATGATTCGCCCATTAATATAAATCTCTACACTCTCTCCAGCAGGTTTTTGCAAGTCAATAATAGAGCCTTTCTCAAAGCGTAAAATATCCAACAGCGGCACTTTGGTAGAACCAAGCTCGGATTTAAAAATCACTCCCATATCCAAAAGCCCGCTATAATTGTTTATAATCCCGTCTAAATACCGCACTAAATCTTCTTGTTTAGGGGCTTGGATTTTGGCTAATGTAAATTCATCTGCTGGCATAACTTCCCTTTATCTATGCAAAAATAATGAGCATGGTGCGCCTTCAAGCGTAAAATCCAAATGATTATATTGTCTGTCTTGAAATTCACCATAACCAAACACGCGCGGAGTTTTGATATTAAAACTTTTTCCCTCTTTAACTGCAAGCACTTTCCCAAGCCCAATCGTCAAGTTTGCCAACTCTTGTGAGAGGTCTTGCAAAGTCAAATCGTCTTTTGCATTTTCTCCAAATAATCCAAAAGATAGAATATTCAAAAACTCTTTAGAACTTACAAAAGTAACCGTTCCTTTGGTATCATCTCCAAAGATAAGATCAATGCTAGAGAGATAACCGCATAAAAGCTTATTATCACAACGTGTGGGGGTTTTCTCAAGCGTATCTTCTATGGCTTGGATAAATGCCTTTTCAATGATTCCTTTCATAAAAATGACCTTAATTTTAAGTTAAACAAAAATTATTAAAAATCATTATAGCTAAATTTTATTTATCTTTGCTGTAATTCTAATGGATTTAATAAGGATTTTTATTTAAAATTTTTTAAGATTATATAGCATATCACAGCCACTTTGGATTTGCGGTGAAACTAACAAGTAGCCAAATCTTATAACTTGGAATCTCTAAAGATTGTTCAATTTTGTTACGAATCACATCTATTTCACCTGCACTCAATTTTGCATTTGCGTCTGTTACCAAAAGATTCACTTCAATCATAAAAAACCTTCCACTTTTTGCGACATGTGTATCATAATCCTCAAATCCATATTCTGCACTTAAATTTTCCATAACTTCTGTAATTTTATCATCTAATTCTTGAGGAGCAATCATCATCAAATCTTTAAGATTTGCAATAAAAATCTTAACAGGTGTGAAAGCCAAAAACACACTTAATAGCACAAGCAAAATCGGGTCAATATAACGCGTCAAAGATTCTTGTTGTTCTGGGTCAAACAGCACAATCGCCCCAAAAGCAAACAACGCTCCAAGATATAAAACACAATCAATTTTCCACTCTACATTATCCACACCAATAAGTTCAGAATCTAGTCGTTTAGCATAAAATCGCGTAAAAACAAAAATAATCAAGCAAAGCACAAAAGCACAAAATGTGTAAATTGCCGCTCCATTAATTTGTAAAGTATATCCCCCACTCAAAATATCCTCTATTCCGCCTATTAGAGCATAAATACAAACGATGATGAGAATCAAACTCTTAAAAAGATTCACCATAGGTTCAAAACGAACATAACCATATTGAAACACATCATCATCTTCACGATAAATAAAGCGTGAGGTAATCACACTCAAAAGTCCCAATCCTACTGAAACAAGCGCGATGATTCCATCAAATACGATTGCCGAGCTTTTAAATCCGAGCCCAAAGGCGATTCCCAAAATTGCCAACAATAAGGCACTATACATAGAAACTTTTAAGACAAATTGTTCTTGTTGATTGTTTGCTAGCAAAGATTGCTGTGTTTGTAAAGGCTGCAAAAATTTTTGACGCACTTTTCTACCATAATTACTCGTTGGGATTCTCAATTTCATCAGCAAAACCTCTGTAAATTTGGCAAAATTATAACGCATTTTAAGATTCTACAACAAAATCCCTCTTTTTAAATTCTAAGGAATGTTTTTGGCTTGTCAAAATTACAGATTTTCAAGTGTAAGCAAATCACTTCGCGGAATGCGCTTTAGCTTCGCCTCGCAAGGACGAGAAATTAAAATTTATTTAACCAAAAATAGTAATCTTTAAAGATAATTTTGCTAGGATTGCGACTTTAAATCTCACAATAAGGAATCAATTATGCTAAAAGTCTCTACACTTTTATCTGCTTCAGTTTTGTTGCTCACATTTGGTGCATTTACCGGTTGTGGGTCTAATTCTAAAGATTCTTCGGAATCTAGCGCGACAAATGCTTCAAGCGAAAGCTTAGCCGTCTTTGCCAAAGAGCAAGGCAAGATAGATATTGCAGGAGGCACTGCGCATATCCCAGTAATGAAAAAGGCGGCAGAAGCAATTATGTCGTTTAACCCTAACATCGCCATTAGCATTACAGGGGGTGGCACAGGTGCTGGAATCACAAAAGTTGGCGAGGGCTTGGTTCAGATTGGTAATACCGGACGCGCACTAAAACCCCAAGAAATTGAAAAATATCAGTTGGTTTCTTTTCCTTTTGCAGTAGATGGAGTTGCCATTGCGGTGCATAAAGAAAACCCTCTCTCTAATCTCACCAAAGAGCAAGTAAGCCGAATTTTCAGCGGGGAAGTCAAAAATTGGAATGAGCTAGGAGGCAATGAGGGCGTAATTAACCTCTATGTGCGTGAAGATGGAAGCGGCACACGCGATACTTTTGAATCCAAAGGCTTAAACAAAGGTATAGAGATTCCACAAACTGCAAATGTCGTCAGCTCCAATGGTGCGATGAAAATTGCTCTTGCACAAGATAAAAATGCGATTGGTTATGTCGGAATCGGACATTTGGATTCAAGCATTAAAGGAATCGCATTTGAAAATATTGAACCCACTCAAGAAAAGACAAAAGAAGGTTCTTATCAAATCAGCCGCCTTCTCTATATGAATACAAAAGGTGAACCACAAGGACTAACTAAGCTTTTTGTGGATTATATTTATTCTAGTGATGGCGCAAAGTTTATTGAACAATCCGGCTATATCCCGCTTCCAAAATGAAACTTGTCGCAATATTTGCGACAATCATAGCATTAAGCGGAATCTGCCTACTTTTTCTTGTGATTGGTGGGTTTGGACTACAAACACTTGCTTCCAATCCTAGCTTGACACTTCACTTTAGTTGGAATCCCAAAGCCAATGAATTTGGGGTTTTGACAATGTTTGTTAATTCACTGATTCTAAGCTTTAGCACATTGCTTGTTGCATTTCCTTGTAGTTTAGCCATCGTCTGCGTTCTCATCTTGCCGATGAAATCCAAAGCAACCAAGCTTTTGCAGAGTATTTTAAACTTTCTTGTGCGTTTTATGGGTTCTATTCCCACCGTGCTTTACGCCTTTGGTGCATTGTTTTTACTCGTTCCACTCTTAAGAGAGGCTTTTAGCGGAAGCGGGAGAAATCTGTTAGCCTGTATTTGTGTCTTGAGTCTCGTGATTCTACCCACAATGGTTTTGCTTTTAGAATCTGGACTTAAAAAACCTTTTTCAAATCAGTATTTAAACGCTCTCTCGCTTGGATTGCACAACTTTGAAACTTTTTATTTTATCGTGATTCCAAAGGCTAAAGGTGTGCTTATAGGTGCATTTTTACTAGGCTTTGGAAGAGCCTTTGGTGATACAATGATTGCGCTAATGCTTTCCTCTAATGCCTTGAATTTTGCCACTTCACTTTTTGACCCTTTGCGTGTTTTGAGTGCGCATATCGCACTTATCACCGCGAATGAGAGTATCGGGGAGGCGTATAATGCACTTTTTGTTTCTGGATTTTTGCTGATTGTTTCCAATGCACTTTTAGCCCTTTTTGCACGTGGCATTTTGCATAAATCCAACTCACTTTAGGATTCTACAATGAAACGTAAAATCGCAAATGTCTTTTATCTCTTAAGTCTCTTGAGTTCTACTTGCGTTGTCTTGGTTGTTTGCTCTCTTTTGCTTTGGGTATTTTGGCGTGGAATCTCTGTGTTAGATTTACAACTCTTTTTTGGCAATACCGCACCTCTTAGTGCGATTTTGGGTAAAGCAGCAGTGTTTAATGGAATCTTTCCTGCAATTCTTGGGACTTTATGGCTTGTGATTTTAAGCCTCTTATTTGCGATTATTCCCGGAATTGGCTGTGGAATCTATCTTGCCTATTATGCCAATGCTTTTGAAAAGTGGTTTTTAAACACAATGGTAGATATTCTTGCAGGGATTCCATCGGTGATTATGGGGCTATTTGGATTCTTAAGCATTTTGTGGCTTAAAAATCACTTGCTACCAGAGGCAAACAGCTGCCTACTCCTTGCAGCTTGTTGTCTTGCTTTGCTTGTTTTGCCTACACTCATTGCTACAACCAAAGAAGCTCTTTTATCTGTGCCGCAAGACTTAATGCTCAATGCTTTGGGCTTAGGTTTGCCTAAAGGCAAGATTCTGTGGTATTTTTTGCTCCCTGAAGCAAGAAATGGAATCCTAAGCGGTGCAATCTTAGCACTTGGTAGAGTAGCAGAAGACACCGCTGTGGTGATGTTTGTCGGTGCAGTGGCAAATGCAGGATTGCCCAATGGGCTTTTAGGCAAATTTGAATCCTTGTCGTTTTATATCTATTACAACTCTCAAAACTATCAGACACAAGGAGAGCTACAAAACGCAATGGGAGCAAGCCTAGTGCTACTTTTCCTATGCGGATTTTTGTTGCTTCTAGGTGGAATCTTAAAAGGAATTGCAAAAAGGAACTCTAATGATTCTTGAAATGAAAA
This genomic window from Helicobacter ganmani contains:
- a CDS encoding acyltransferase, whose amino-acid sequence is MIVKKRTYINNNFALTALRHKITIGENCFIGVNFQALNADFHGIRIKERSNYDAIKSADIDIGDDCFIGNNVIILKGVKLGRGCVVAAGSVVTQSFEADSLIAGNPARLVRRIEQ
- a CDS encoding radical SAM protein is translated as MKVNHFNSHEKILRYTDKIDYFMNAHKTLVVTELDLTNKCNHRCPGCCGHNENNAELSKEQIDVIIAGLKSLENKGVILSGGGEPTLSPHFSYAIEEIKRAGMNIGCNSNGGLLDEQKCRVIAQNLEYFRISLDAGSVPMYEKIHGMKPHHFAKTLENIEMFARIKTQMDSKISFGIGFLTSQETREDMESFVKLIKDITKRQKGIDFVQFRPFTGDTFDIAPILLELQNKYEEADFKILASYQKYNQMHNAANRGYEKCHGMFFSTCISADFKVWACLHFRQSPAHLLGDLREQSLEEIWRGSRIREVYESIDCKNCPILCRNDNFNKTLDKLQLEVINSEFL
- the rfbB gene encoding dTDP-glucose 4,6-dehydratase, translating into MKNLLITGGAGFIGSNFILYFLHKYPQYRLINVDSLTYAGDLRNLQGAENTPNYEFRQGDICDKDFIKELFAHYDIEGVIHFAAESHVDNSIKNPSAFVETNVNGTFNLLHNAYLNWFDAPSRPKTNKEHCIFHHISTDEVFGSLGESGYFSESTPYAPNSPYSASKASSDMLVRSYHHTYGLKTFITNCSNNYGPKQHDEKLIPTIIRNALAGSEIPIYGDGQNIRDWLFVQDHCKAIDKVFHSSYFGQSFNIGGENEQSNIELAQIICEMLDKKCPKERSYKEQITFVQDRAGHDRRYAIDSSKMTRLFGFKPSDFYTNLSQTIDFYIYKYTSIPLAGGGVNKLLILTFLPLLLLFMHSFILRKREFR
- the rfbA gene encoding glucose-1-phosphate thymidylyltransferase RfbA, whose product is MKGIILAGGSGTRLYPTTLMLSKQLLPIYDKPMIYYPFSVLMLAQIREVLIISTPKDTPRFQEIFGNGDWLGMEIQYCVQPSPDGLAQGLILAENFVKDENLALILGDNVFYGQGFSLMLLEAKEEANKGKATIFSYRVKDPERFGVVEMDANGAVVSLEEKPCKPKSNLAATGLYFYDNTAIEIAKSLKPSPRGELEITDVNIAYFKAGKLRSQSLGRGFAWLDTGTHDSLVEASSFVQTIELRQGYKIACLEEIAYHNGWIDKGQLLQRAESLSKSGYGQYLRQLLEEK
- a CDS encoding energy transducer TonB, giving the protein MKRNNFLALFLSLAIHALLLLLFLWESHLSDLYHPPRLGTQEGERVSLKHFRFSQGGEGQSREQAPAPQARSESTPRMQESPKAKVEKPKKPKPQTNQSKSAQSKPATKQISKALSESLAQSLARPQTQSTQNHQNASGAVGAPHSPSIYDFGKDMSNQEVKDLYGEEFGSLDTEQRKFIKDNLSGIGRITQRYLKYPTIAGKMGQQGDNIVEFYLYPNGDISDLKLLTPSGFTLLDDNSVHTIKIAYKDYPYPSVKTKIRIRVMYRIY
- the fliN gene encoding flagellar motor switch protein FliN, with protein sequence MPADEFTLAKIQAPKQEDLVRYLDGIINNYSGLLDMGVIFKSELGSTKVPLLDILRFEKGSIIDLQKPAGESVEIYINGRIIGKGEVMVYEKNLAIRVNEILDSNAIVYYLTRESIGTV
- a CDS encoding cation diffusion facilitator family transporter: MRYNFAKFTEVLLMKLRIPTSNYGRKVRQKFLQPLQTQQSLLANNQQEQFVLKVSMYSALLLAILGIAFGLGFKSSAIVFDGIIALVSVGLGLLSVITSRFIYREDDDVFQYGYVRFEPMVNLFKSLILIIVCIYALIGGIEDILSGGYTLQINGAAIYTFCAFVLCLIIFVFTRFYAKRLDSELIGVDNVEWKIDCVLYLGALFAFGAIVLFDPEQQESLTRYIDPILLVLLSVFLAFTPVKIFIANLKDLMMIAPQELDDKITEVMENLSAEYGFEDYDTHVAKSGRFFMIEVNLLVTDANAKLSAGEIDVIRNKIEQSLEIPSYKIWLLVSFTANPKWL
- a CDS encoding phosphate ABC transporter substrate-binding protein; amino-acid sequence: MLKVSTLLSASVLLLTFGAFTGCGSNSKDSSESSATNASSESLAVFAKEQGKIDIAGGTAHIPVMKKAAEAIMSFNPNIAISITGGGTGAGITKVGEGLVQIGNTGRALKPQEIEKYQLVSFPFAVDGVAIAVHKENPLSNLTKEQVSRIFSGEVKNWNELGGNEGVINLYVREDGSGTRDTFESKGLNKGIEIPQTANVVSSNGAMKIALAQDKNAIGYVGIGHLDSSIKGIAFENIEPTQEKTKEGSYQISRLLYMNTKGEPQGLTKLFVDYIYSSDGAKFIEQSGYIPLPK
- a CDS encoding PstC family ABC transporter permease, which codes for MKLVAIFATIIALSGICLLFLVIGGFGLQTLASNPSLTLHFSWNPKANEFGVLTMFVNSLILSFSTLLVAFPCSLAIVCVLILPMKSKATKLLQSILNFLVRFMGSIPTVLYAFGALFLLVPLLREAFSGSGRNLLACICVLSLVILPTMVLLLESGLKKPFSNQYLNALSLGLHNFETFYFIVIPKAKGVLIGAFLLGFGRAFGDTMIALMLSSNALNFATSLFDPLRVLSAHIALITANESIGEAYNALFVSGFLLIVSNALLALFARGILHKSNSL
- a CDS encoding PstA family ABC transporter permease, which gives rise to MKRKIANVFYLLSLLSSTCVVLVVCSLLLWVFWRGISVLDLQLFFGNTAPLSAILGKAAVFNGIFPAILGTLWLVILSLLFAIIPGIGCGIYLAYYANAFEKWFLNTMVDILAGIPSVIMGLFGFLSILWLKNHLLPEANSCLLLAACCLALLVLPTLIATTKEALLSVPQDLMLNALGLGLPKGKILWYFLLPEARNGILSGAILALGRVAEDTAVVMFVGAVANAGLPNGLLGKFESLSFYIYYNSQNYQTQGELQNAMGASLVLLFLCGFLLLLGGILKGIAKRNSNDS